A window of Oryza glaberrima chromosome 2, OglaRS2, whole genome shotgun sequence genomic DNA:
CCTTGAGGCCGCACATGTAGACGTAGGTGTTGTCCTTCTTGAGCAGCTCCCACAGCTCGTCCTTGTACTCCGCCATCCGCGTCTGGATGTACATCTTCTCCCCCGCCGCGTTCGTCTGCTCCCGGCTCACCGCGAAGTCCAGCCGGAACCTCTCCGGCGCGATCTCCTTCATCCGCTCGAACTCCTCCCTGTACAGCAGCGTGCTGCTGGTGGGCACCCCGAGGAAGAGCCACGCCAGGCCGTTGAACTTGTAGTCGTCGTGCTCCTCGAAGAACATCTTCCACAGGAAGGACCTGAAGGGCGCgatgccggtgccggtgcccaGCATGATGATGGTGGCGTTGGGGTCCTTGGGCATCAGCATCTCCTTCCCCACTGGCCCCGTGATCTTCACGTCCGAACCAGGCTTCAGGTCACCTAAATTATACTCCATTAATTAGCACACAAGTACAATCTAACTGCTATTACATGATCAGACTCCTAGCTTACAGAGGAAGTTGGAGCAGACTCCTTTGACGATCTCTCCCTGATCGTTGGTGTACACCAGCCTCTTCACGCACAGCGAtacctgatcgatcgatcagggaCGATGTCGATGTTAGTTAGCTCATGTCTTGTGGTTGAGATCGATGGAGCAAGAAAAACACTACTAGCTAGTTACCGTCTTGGAGTCGGCGAAGTCCCCGATGGCGCTGCTGGCGATGGAGTAGAGGCGGAGCTTGTGGGGCTTGCCGTTCTTGTCGATGCCGTCGGGGATGACGCCGATGGACTGCCCCTCGCGGTAGGGGATCTCGCCGTCGGTGCTGAACACCATGTGCCACGTCTCACCGggggcgtcgtcgccggtgatCCTCGTGTTCAGGAGGCACCGCCCCGTGTACGGCTCCTTGGGCCTGTACTTGTTCGTAACCACGCCATCCACCTGCTTCTTCGACACCTTCTCCACCTTAGTAGTCACCTCCGCAGCCGGCGCTGCGGTCGTCTCCGTCGTCGACGCCTGCGCCCGCACGCCATTACCGCTGCTTCGCTTGGACCAGCAACGAGGAGGGTAGAATACGGAGCAGGTCGACGGCCTCGGAGCTCCTCCGGCTACGGCGGCGCCAGCTTTGCTGCAGGGCAGCGACGACACTGTGTTCACGGCGGCCATGTCTGTGTGCCTGTGACTCGCGAcaaaggaaggagaggagaggattgTAGTAATTGAGAttggaaaagagagagagaggattggATTGAGTGGAAGAGAAAGCAGGTGACGAGCTTGTGGTGCCCGtgcgcgcctccctccctccctccctccatctacttagTAGTAGTACTTTTCGATCATGGGCCACCCAATTTTAGCCTAgcaataagttcactttgggtctcTCTTTTTGTCGcacagtccgattttcgtcccttgaccgcaaaaccggatacgacccgtcccccaacttacgaaaaccgggcaaacaaggtccctcggcggttttggctgacgtggcacctacgtggctaatttaaCTCGTATTCATCTGACGTAGCGCTTACGCggcaattcgatccggaaaaataataaagcacgtgggacccacatgtcattttcacacatcaaataataaaaaataaaagtgggacccacgtgggccccacatgtcacactccctccctcatcttcttcctcctccctttccatctcccctctctccatctctctcccctcctctctccagcCTCCAGGCGCCACGGCTCACGAGGTCACAGGGaggtccggcggtggcggcaggcgacACGACAGCCACCGCCTGCGGCGAGCTCCACCTCTCGGCGCATAGGTGATAGGGCCGGCCTTTTGTTTATGGGCCTTTTCTCTTATTCTGTCTACTTCCATTCTGATGAATATTCTAAGCAGATGAAGTTACATATTCAGTCCATtacgattttattttttttaaaaaaatgttaataaatactaccctccgtattttaatgtatgacgccgttgactttttaaccaacgtttgaccactcgtcttattcaaattttttatgcaaatataaaaatacttatgtcatgcttaaacttcacttgatgataaatcaaatcacaataaaataaattataattacataaattttttgaataagacgaaaggttaAACATTTGtcaaaaaagtcaacggcgtcatatattaaagtacggagagagtataataGTAAAACATCTACCAATAGGCAAGCAACCgataagttttgaaatttaaacaGAGAAAGACTCACGGTTACAGGACAAGTCTCTATCTCCCTCTTAACCATATCCAACTAAAGTACTCCGTATCAAATACAAACATCTATATGAACtagtatgtaattaattaatgtctATATGAACTACACCATTCAAAAGTAGAATATAACATCTCTAGCTACTGATTTTaaaggcccctttgatttgtaggaaaaatgtaggaattttggaggatttcaatcctatggaaaaaaaatcctatgaaggcctttgaaacaaaggattgaatcctatctaatcctttaaaattcctatggaatgtgtaatcctatgcacattttggagaaaagttagcaagaggtctaaccgcttggaacatttcctctgagtctatctctctcatctgattcctgcgtttttcctgtggtccaatcaaatggtcattcctgtgtttttcctgtgttttgcaatcctctgttttacaattgtattcctGTTAGAATATTGTGTTTTTCTATTCAtctgtttttttattcctacgattcaaaggggcccttagaaTTCCTATGAATTTAAGAGTGTAGCACTACTACGTATAAAATCATGCTCCTTTCGTATGAAAGCATCAAAGATACAGCCCTTTAGAAGACAAGAGGATGACATGTATTTGGTTAGACGATTTTTTTGGTTGTTGAAAACTACACTACATTATTACGGCACCGCCAAATTACTAAGATTTCACTTTAACTGAGAGAACAACTCTACATTACATGTATgatttcttttttagttttagCAACTTGTAAACATTTATGTACCTACAAGTCTACTAACTAAAGAAGCTGACCTCGTGTTAATAATTAGAAAGATTTGACGATTGGTTAGTTGGATCGAATTATCATAATCGTGCAgaattattattgtttaaacATGCATGGTAGACGCTTGTGCACAAACTCATCCGATGTTGTGTCCTCGCCGGAGGAGCTTCACGGTGATGGTGGGGTGGCTGCAGAGCACACTAggagccgccatcgccgtcgtgtCTGGCCCCCGGCGGCATGGACGGGTGCCCTTCGCCACCCACGTACGTGGCGGCGCCCCGTGCAGCTGGATACTTTGCTTTTCTGCCTGACAAGCTGGAGCATTTCCAGACCAACACAGCAGTATGCATTCCGTCATCATCACTACGTCAGCTCTTAACCATTCAACTGGACTAGTAGATGATAAATTCTTTGTCAAGGCAAGCTTGGCACAAACTAAATTG
This region includes:
- the LOC127762709 gene encoding ferredoxin--NADP reductase, leaf isozyme 2, chloroplastic codes for the protein MAAVNTVSSLPCSKAGAAVAGGAPRPSTCSVFYPPRCWSKRSSGNGVRAQASTTETTAAPAAEVTTKVEKVSKKQVDGVVTNKYRPKEPYTGRCLLNTRITGDDAPGETWHMVFSTDGEIPYREGQSIGVIPDGIDKNGKPHKLRLYSIASSAIGDFADSKTVSLCVKRLVYTNDQGEIVKGVCSNFLCDLKPGSDVKITGPVGKEMLMPKDPNATIIMLGTGTGIAPFRSFLWKMFFEEHDDYKFNGLAWLFLGVPTSSTLLYREEFERMKEIAPERFRLDFAVSREQTNAAGEKMYIQTRMAEYKDELWELLKKDNTYVYMCGLKGMEKGIDDIMIDLAAKDGIDWLDYKKQLKKSEQWNVEVY